One Bufo gargarizans isolate SCDJY-AF-19 chromosome 3, ASM1485885v1, whole genome shotgun sequence DNA segment encodes these proteins:
- the LOC122930764 gene encoding uncharacterized protein LOC122930764 isoform X8, with translation MATTTPTQQHISCLSDSTPYFCCRHYYPYTAADLLTVRFHIVLLLSWLLLPVLLHLQSCRSPACQVPYHTILLLSWLLLPLHSCRSPACQVPYHTVLLLSWLVLPVLLHLHSGTSPALFVRFHTILLLSWLLLPLHSCRSPACQVPYHTVLLLSWLLLPVLLHLHSGTSPALFVRFHTVLLLPALLPLHSCRSPDCQVPYHTATATGTTTPTQLQISCLSDSLPYRTAAVMATTTPTQLQISCLSGSTPYCYCCRHYYPYTAADLLPVRFHTIPYYCSHGYYYPYTAADLLPVRFDTILLLLPALLPLHSCRSPACQVPYHTVLLQSWLLLPLHSCRSPACQVPHHTATAAGTTTPTQLQISCLSGSIPYRTAAVMATTTPTQLQISCLSGSTPYCYCCRHYYPYTAADLLPVRFHTIPYCCSHGYYYPYTAADLLPVRFHTIPYCCSHGYYYPYTAADLLPVRFHTIPYCCSHGYYYPYTAADLLPVRFHTILILSWLLLPLQSCRSPACQVPYRTAAVMATTTPTQLQISCLSGSLPYRTAAVMATIASTTTPTQWHISCLICQVPHCAVAA, from the exons atggctactactacccctacacagcagcaTATCTCCTGCCTGTCAGATTCCACACCATACTTCTGCTGCCggcactactacccctacacagctgcagatCTCCTGACTGTCAGGTTCCATATCGTACTGCTGCTGTCATGGCTACTATTGCCAGTACTACTACACCTACAGAGCTGCAGATCTCCTGCCTGTCAGGTTCCATACCACACCATACTGCTACTGTCatggctactactacccctacacagctgcagatCTCCTGCCTGTCAAGTTCCATACCATACCGTACTGCTGCTGTCATGGCTAGTATTGCCAGTACTACTACACCTACACAgtggcacatctcctgccttattTGTCAGGTTCCATACCATACTGCTGCTGTCatggctactactacccctacacagctgcagatCTCCTGCCTGTCAGGTTCCATACCATACCGTACTGCTGCTGTCATGGCTACTATTGCCAGTACTACTACACCTACACAgtggcacatctcctgccttattTGTCAGGTTCCATACCGTACTGCTGCTGCCggcactactacccctacacagctgcagatCTCCTGACTGTCAGGTTCCATACCATACTGCTACTGCTACCggcactactacccctacacagctgcagatCTCATGCCTGTCAGATTCCTTACCATACCGTACTGCTGCAGTCatggctactactacccctacacagctgcagatCTCCTGCCTGTCAGGTTCCACACCATACTGCTACTGCTGCCggcactactacccctacacagctgcagatCTCCTGCCTGTCAGGTTCCATACCATACCGTACTACTGCAGTCatggctactactacccctacacagctgcagatCTCCTGCCTGTCAGGTTCGACACCATACTGCTACTGCTGCCggcactactacccctacacagctgcagatCTCCTGCCTGTCAGGTTCCATACCATACCGTACTGCTGCAGTCatggctactactacccctacacagctgcagatCTCCTGCCTGTCAGGTTCCACACCATACTGCTACTGCTGCCggcactactacccctacacagctgcagatCTCCTGCCTGTCAGGTTCCATACCATACCGTACTGCTGCAGTCatggctactactacccctacacagctgcagatCTCCTGCCTGTCAGGTTCCACACCATACTGCTACTGCTGCCggcactactacccctacacagctgcagatCTCCTGCCTGTCAG GTTCCATACCATACCGTACTGCTGCAGTCatggctactactacccctacacagctgcagatCTCCTGCCTGTCAGGTTCCACACCATACCGTACTGCTGCAGTCatggctactactacccctacacagctgcagatCTCCTGCCTGTCAGGTTCCATACCATACCGTACTGCTGCAGTCatggctactactacccctacacagctgcagatCTCCTGCCTGTCAGGTTCCACACCATACTGATACTGTCatggctactactacccctacagagCTGCAGATCTCCTGCCTGTCAGGTTCCATACCGTACTGCTGCTGTCatggctactactacccctacacagctgcagatCTCCTGCCTGTCAG
- the LOC122930764 gene encoding uncharacterized protein LOC122930764 isoform X11, with protein sequence MATTTPTQQHISCLSDSTPYFCCRHYYPYTAADLLTVRFHIVLLLSWLLLPVLLHLQSCRSPACQVPYHTILLLSWLLLPLHSCRSPACQVPYHTVLLLSWLVLPVLLHLHSGTSPALFVRFHTILLLSWLLLPLHSCRSPACQVPYHTVLLLSWLLLPVLLHLHSGTSPALFVRFHTVLLLPALLPLHSCRSPDCQVPYHTATATGTTTPTQLQISCLSDSLPYRTAAVMATTTPTQLQISCLSGSTPYCYCCRHYYPYTAADLLPVRFHTIPYYCSHGYYYPYTAADLLPVRFDTILLLLPALLPLHSCRSPACQVPYHTVLLQSWLLLPLHSCRSPACQVPHHTATAAGTTTPTQLQISCLSGSIPYRTAAVMATTTPTQLQISCLSGSTPYRTAAVMATTTPTQLQISCLSDSTPYRTAAVMATIASTTTPTQWHISCLICQVPYHTAAVMATTTPTQLQISCLSGSTPY encoded by the exons atggctactactacccctacacagcagcaTATCTCCTGCCTGTCAGATTCCACACCATACTTCTGCTGCCggcactactacccctacacagctgcagatCTCCTGACTGTCAGGTTCCATATCGTACTGCTGCTGTCATGGCTACTATTGCCAGTACTACTACACCTACAGAGCTGCAGATCTCCTGCCTGTCAGGTTCCATACCACACCATACTGCTACTGTCatggctactactacccctacacagctgcagatCTCCTGCCTGTCAAGTTCCATACCATACCGTACTGCTGCTGTCATGGCTAGTATTGCCAGTACTACTACACCTACACAgtggcacatctcctgccttattTGTCAGGTTCCATACCATACTGCTGCTGTCatggctactactacccctacacagctgcagatCTCCTGCCTGTCAGGTTCCATACCATACCGTACTGCTGCTGTCATGGCTACTATTGCCAGTACTACTACACCTACACAgtggcacatctcctgccttattTGTCAGGTTCCATACCGTACTGCTGCTGCCggcactactacccctacacagctgcagatCTCCTGACTGTCAGGTTCCATACCATACTGCTACTGCTACCggcactactacccctacacagctgcagatCTCATGCCTGTCAGATTCCTTACCATACCGTACTGCTGCAGTCatggctactactacccctacacagctgcagatCTCCTGCCTGTCAGGTTCCACACCATACTGCTACTGCTGCCggcactactacccctacacagctgcagatCTCCTGCCTGTCAGGTTCCATACCATACCGTACTACTGCAGTCatggctactactacccctacacagctgcagatCTCCTGCCTGTCAGGTTCGACACCATACTGCTACTGCTGCCggcactactacccctacacagctgcagatCTCCTGCCTGTCAGGTTCCATACCATACCGTACTGCTGCAGTCatggctactactacccctacacagctgcagatCTCCTGCCTGTCAGGTTCCACACCATACTGCTACTGCTGCCggcactactacccctacacagctgcagatCTCCTGCCTGTCAGGTTCCATACCATACCGTACTGCTGCAGTCatggctactactacccctacacagctgcagatCTCCTGCCTGTCAG GTTCCACACCATACCGTACTGCTGCAGTCatggctactactacccctacacagctgcagatCTCCTGCCTGTCAGATTCCACACCATACCGTACTGCTGCTGTCATGGCCACTATTGCCAGTACTACTACACCTACACAgtggcacatctcctgccttattTGTCAGGTTCCATACCATACTGCTGCTGTCatggctactactacccctacacagctgcagatCTCCTGCCTGTCAGGTTCCACACCATACTGA